From a region of the Triticum aestivum cultivar Chinese Spring chromosome 7D, IWGSC CS RefSeq v2.1, whole genome shotgun sequence genome:
- the LOC123171556 gene encoding uncharacterized protein has translation MAAVPSSTCSDEEPTATPMKGIEGIRITSNPRPAVGAAGEQAGVSGSKRKRRRKHYVYLVFDDWTYGYSIHKVNLSRGRNKQTAFSSPADAPCLPPALFRLEAPHGSPEYFASAFGTRILAMHTRDPGGHRLLAGTFVPMLDVSSMSMTFCPGHEYPINPIYLSVGNTTLFCLSESSFEMLHWEPLCPPPLGQRRSREWSWQRLGHPPFEKYNVTSYAVHPEACTIFVSTKRDDDIAAATFAFDTAKHTWERLGSWALPFAGRGHFDPHLNAFVGLSKDPGTLAKSTPAACPAPALATALSGSSARRSCSARTQLRGM, from the exons ATGGCCGCCGTACCATCGTCGACTTGTAG CGACGAAGAGCCAACGGCAACGCCTATGAAAGGAATCGAAGGAATCAGAATCACAAGTAATCCACGCCCGGCGGTGGGTGCAGCGGGCGAGCAAGCAGGAGTGTCTGGTTCCAAGAGAAAGCGTCGCCGGAAGCATTACGTTTACCTTGTCTTTGACGACTGGACGTACGGATATAGCATCCACAAGGTGAACTTGTCTCGCGGACGTAATAAGCAGACTGCTTTCTCATCACCGGCCGACGCGCCGTGCCTGCCTCCGGCGCTCTTCCGCTTGGAGGCACCGCATGGGTCGCCGGAGTACTTCGCGTCAGCCTTTGGCACCAGGATCTTGGCGATGCACACCAGGGATCCCGGAGGCCACAGACTGTTGGCCGGGACCTTCGTCCCCATGCTGGACGTCTCCTCGATGAGCATGACCTTTTGCCCTGGCCACGAATACCCGATCAATCCCATCTATCTCTCCGTTGGCAATACTACGCTATTCTGTCTCAGCGAATCCTCCTTCGAGATGCTCCACTGGGAGCCTCTCTGCCCGCCGCCGCTGGGTCAACGTCGCAGCAGGGAATGGTCGTGGCAACGGCTCGGGCATCCGCCATTCGAGAAGTATAACGTCACGTCCTACGCTGTGCATCCCGAGGCATGCACCATCTTCGTCAGCACCAAGAGGGACGACGACATTGCGGCGGCCACCTTCGCCTTTGACACGGCAAAGCATACGTGGGAACGGCTCGGCAGTTGGGCGCTGCCGTTCGCAGGCCGTGGTCACTTTGACCCGCACCTCAACGCCTTTGTTGGGCTCTCCAAAGATCCGGGCACCTTGGCCAAGTCTACTCCTGCTGCTTGTCCAGCTCCAGCACTGGCCACGGCCTTGAGTGGAAGCTCGGCAAGGAGAAGCTGTTCAGCCAGGACCCAGCTGAGAGGCATGTAG